A region of Corynebacterium glucuronolyticum DSM 44120 DNA encodes the following proteins:
- a CDS encoding aminotransferase — MTHTLDLAALKKQYDELKAKNLDLNLTRGKPSTEQLDFSNALLSLPNSVKDKTGTDVRNYGNLRGILDIREIWAELLGVDVDNIIAQDSSSLNIQFDIISWTYIFGNQDSPKPWSQEEDLKWLCPVPGYDRHFTITQKFGFEMIPVPMNEDGPDMDTVRELVKDPAVKGMWCVPMFSNPGGQTYSEKVCRELAEMETAAPDFRIFWDNAYAIHILRGDFPEVYPVLDYAAEAGHPNRFNIFASTSKITLAGSGVSFYASSKENLDFWVSVAGVRGIGPNKVNQLAHAEFFTDAEGVKNHMRKHTESLAPKFEKVVSILDNRLGEYGVASWTNPDGGYFISLDVVDGTASRVVELAKEAGIALTGAGSSFPLHKDPNDRNIRLSPSLPPIDELEEAMEGVATCVLLAAAEKQA, encoded by the coding sequence ATGACCCACACTCTAGATTTAGCTGCACTCAAAAAACAGTACGACGAGCTCAAGGCCAAGAACCTGGACTTGAACCTCACCCGCGGCAAGCCGTCGACGGAGCAGCTCGACTTCTCCAACGCACTGCTGAGCCTGCCCAACTCCGTGAAGGATAAGACGGGCACAGACGTTCGCAACTACGGCAACCTCCGCGGCATCCTCGATATCCGCGAGATCTGGGCGGAGCTCCTCGGTGTCGATGTAGACAACATCATTGCACAGGATTCCTCCTCGCTGAACATTCAGTTCGACATCATTAGCTGGACCTACATCTTCGGCAACCAGGATTCCCCCAAGCCCTGGTCGCAGGAAGAAGACCTGAAGTGGCTGTGCCCGGTGCCCGGCTATGACCGCCACTTCACCATCACGCAGAAGTTCGGCTTCGAGATGATTCCGGTGCCGATGAACGAGGACGGCCCAGACATGGATACCGTCCGCGAACTGGTCAAGGACCCGGCCGTGAAGGGCATGTGGTGCGTACCGATGTTCTCCAACCCGGGTGGACAGACCTACTCGGAGAAGGTCTGCCGCGAGCTCGCCGAAATGGAGACCGCCGCCCCCGATTTCCGCATCTTCTGGGACAACGCTTACGCCATCCACATCCTGCGCGGGGACTTCCCGGAGGTGTACCCGGTTCTGGACTACGCCGCCGAGGCGGGTCACCCGAACCGCTTTAACATCTTCGCCTCCACCTCGAAGATCACCTTGGCCGGTTCCGGTGTTTCCTTCTACGCCTCCTCCAAGGAGAACCTTGATTTCTGGGTATCTGTTGCTGGCGTACGCGGCATCGGCCCGAACAAGGTCAACCAGCTTGCCCACGCGGAGTTCTTCACCGATGCCGAGGGCGTGAAGAACCACATGCGCAAGCACACCGAGTCGCTGGCCCCCAAGTTTGAGAAGGTTGTCTCCATCCTGGACAACCGCCTCGGCGAGTACGGTGTCGCTAGCTGGACGAATCCGGACGGTGGCTACTTCATCTCCCTCGATGTTGTCGACGGCACCGCCTCCCGCGTCGTTGAGCTCGCCAAGGAGGCTGGCATCGCCCTCACCGGCGCCGGCAGTTCCTTCCCGCTGCACAAGGATCCGAATGATCGGAACATCCGCCTGTCCCCGTCTCTTCCGCCTATCGACGAGCTGGAGGAGGCCATGGAGGGTGTGGCCACCTGCGTTCTCCTCGCCGCCGCTGAGAAGCAGGCCTAA
- a CDS encoding sensor histidine kinase, translating into MNGVGYRVTVDPALPPRTVASVKVNGMRWFRKNSHTRNKMEHQQLLEQLVTSQRALVHAYEIERRRIERDLHDGAQQYLVSAALKIGEAQLTATGQQAELLAEARAALQQSLDSLRATVRGIHPQILHERGLVAALEDACDSKYVRIRCPIPIPQVPEGVLAAAYFFTLEAVTNARKYASDSLVEVLITVGEGLNISVVDHGQGGARVVPEGGLAGMRERIHAVGGTLEVYSPQGGPTRVAATIPLLLHRDEPGVVL; encoded by the coding sequence ATGAATGGTGTTGGTTATAGAGTCACGGTAGACCCAGCTCTACCCCCACGCACGGTGGCATCAGTTAAAGTTAACGGCATGCGTTGGTTCCGGAAAAACAGCCACACCCGCAACAAGATGGAACATCAGCAGCTCCTCGAACAGCTAGTAACCTCGCAACGTGCTCTTGTCCATGCATACGAAATAGAGCGGCGTCGCATTGAGCGTGACTTGCACGACGGAGCACAGCAGTATTTGGTCAGCGCAGCATTAAAAATCGGGGAGGCTCAACTCACCGCTACTGGGCAGCAGGCAGAGCTGCTCGCAGAAGCTCGCGCTGCGCTGCAGCAGAGCTTAGACTCCCTGCGTGCTACGGTCCGCGGAATTCACCCGCAAATTTTGCATGAACGTGGACTTGTCGCAGCGCTCGAGGATGCTTGCGATAGTAAATACGTTCGCATTCGTTGTCCCATCCCGATTCCTCAAGTGCCGGAGGGCGTGCTAGCTGCCGCGTATTTCTTCACCCTCGAGGCAGTAACAAATGCACGCAAATACGCTTCAGACAGTTTGGTAGAAGTCTTAATTACCGTTGGAGAGGGCTTGAACATTTCAGTCGTTGACCACGGCCAGGGCGGTGCACGAGTGGTGCCCGAAGGAGGATTAGCAGGAATGCGTGAACGCATCCATGCAGTCGGGGGAACGTTGGAAGTCTATTCACCGCAAGGCGGCCCGACCCGCGTAGCGGCGACAATTCCGCTTCTTTTACACCGTGATGAGCCAGGAGTGGTGCTATGA
- a CDS encoding ABC transporter ATP-binding protein, whose protein sequence is MTTPILAAEQITKAFNSATVLRGIDLHVAPGEKVAIMGPSGSGKSTFLNCLAGILTPTSGTVTFQGKVISSASDAQRSALRLRDFGFIFQDSMLIPELPARENVALPLRLTGVKTSDALDRADALLHHVGLGEHSHKLPAELSGGQAQRVAIARGLVHQPSVVFADEPTGALDQASGHQAMQLITLTLSHYGGALVLVTHDTKVARWCDRLVEIRDGFIHSDQTLRRHEEEN, encoded by the coding sequence ATGACAACACCCATACTTGCAGCAGAACAGATAACAAAAGCATTCAATAGCGCCACAGTTCTGCGTGGCATCGACCTGCATGTTGCCCCCGGAGAAAAAGTAGCCATCATGGGGCCTTCGGGTTCTGGCAAATCTACCTTCCTCAATTGTTTGGCTGGAATCTTGACGCCGACCTCGGGCACGGTGACATTTCAAGGCAAGGTCATCTCCTCAGCTTCCGATGCCCAACGTTCTGCACTCAGGCTGCGAGACTTCGGGTTCATCTTCCAAGACAGCATGCTTATCCCCGAGCTTCCGGCTCGCGAAAATGTGGCTCTGCCCTTGCGCCTGACTGGAGTGAAAACTTCTGACGCACTCGATCGCGCGGATGCCCTCCTCCACCATGTAGGGCTGGGTGAGCACTCCCATAAATTACCTGCGGAGCTCTCCGGTGGGCAGGCACAGCGAGTCGCGATAGCTCGTGGCTTGGTCCACCAGCCGAGCGTGGTCTTCGCCGACGAACCTACCGGTGCACTGGATCAGGCCTCCGGGCACCAGGCAATGCAACTGATTACCTTGACATTGTCGCACTACGGTGGCGCTTTGGTTTTGGTCACTCATGACACCAAGGTGGCGCGCTGGTGTGACCGACTTGTTGAAATTCGAGATGGATTCATTCACTCTGATCAGACGCTTCGCCGCCACGAGGAGGAAAACTGA
- a CDS encoding response regulator transcription factor: MKIMLAEDSGLLRDSLSGMLRRQGIEVISQCDSATQLLSAVAGHPDVDVVVTDIRMPPQMRDDGLQAAATIRKEYPHIGLLVCSQYATPAYARAVLELTYGQANAGGVGYILKDSIADVAEFLDTLRAVGQGRVVLGSEIAENLARHDHQGAAIESLTVREREVLEAMAQGLSNSDIAAHLYLSEAGVSKHIASVFQKLGFDAAEPNRRVKAILQYLAYTYQRPL, from the coding sequence ATGAAAATAATGCTGGCGGAAGATTCCGGTTTACTCCGTGATTCGCTTTCTGGAATGCTCAGGCGCCAGGGGATTGAAGTAATTTCCCAATGCGATAGCGCCACTCAGCTTCTGTCCGCAGTTGCAGGGCACCCGGATGTAGATGTTGTAGTAACAGATATCCGTATGCCCCCGCAGATGCGGGACGATGGCCTCCAAGCCGCAGCCACAATTCGCAAGGAATACCCGCACATTGGGCTGCTGGTGTGCTCCCAATACGCCACGCCGGCGTATGCGCGCGCCGTCCTCGAGCTGACGTATGGCCAGGCCAATGCTGGCGGTGTGGGCTACATCCTCAAAGACTCTATCGCGGATGTAGCAGAATTCCTGGACACGCTGCGTGCGGTAGGCCAGGGCAGGGTGGTCCTGGGCAGCGAGATTGCCGAAAACCTCGCCCGCCATGACCACCAAGGCGCCGCCATCGAAAGCCTGACGGTGCGCGAACGCGAGGTCCTTGAAGCGATGGCGCAAGGTTTGTCCAACTCCGATATCGCTGCTCACCTCTACCTTTCTGAAGCAGGCGTATCGAAGCATATAGCCTCCGTATTCCAAAAACTCGGCTTCGATGCTGCTGAGCCTAACCGCCGGGTGAAGGCGATTTTGCAGTATCTGGCGTATACGTATCAGCGCCCGTTGTAG
- the pyrR gene encoding bifunctional pyr operon transcriptional regulator/uracil phosphoribosyltransferase PyrR, producing MVSVVGSEEISRMITHIAHQIIEKRRCDGGEVTLLGIPSGGVPLAQRLGEAIAAETGVSVPLGSLDVTPYRDDLRRRPHRALQETVYPHGGVEDKVVVLVDDVFSTGRTIRAALDALADVGRPRRVELAVLVDREQPEFPIRPDYVGTAVAHLPEDANVVCELQPLDSADRITYSEEHK from the coding sequence ATGGTATCGGTTGTCGGTAGTGAAGAAATTTCACGGATGATCACCCACATCGCGCACCAGATTATTGAAAAACGTCGTTGCGACGGTGGCGAAGTAACCTTGTTGGGCATTCCCTCTGGGGGCGTGCCACTCGCGCAGCGCCTGGGGGAGGCCATCGCGGCCGAGACGGGGGTGTCGGTTCCGCTTGGGTCCCTCGATGTCACCCCCTACCGTGACGATCTCCGTCGTCGCCCGCACCGGGCGCTTCAGGAAACTGTCTACCCTCACGGTGGGGTGGAGGACAAGGTTGTTGTGCTTGTCGACGATGTTTTCTCCACCGGTCGCACGATTCGTGCGGCTCTTGATGCACTTGCCGACGTCGGTCGCCCCCGCCGCGTCGAACTCGCCGTTCTCGTCGATCGTGAGCAGCCCGAATTCCCCATCCGCCCCGACTATGTGGGCACCGCCGTCGCTCACCTGCCGGAGGACGCAAACGTCGTTTGTGAGCTCCAGCCACTCGACTCCGCCGACCGAATCACCTACTCCGAGGAACACAAATAA
- a CDS encoding FtsX-like permease family protein, giving the protein MATPSLARLTTELAIQRSHTKNRDSLLIFLSVLAFAIVSSIATITASGTYMFYQRYHHPYGNLADALELDPSFAIIPQTYLSLAFFACILIVIPACNLASQAALVTAQSQHYRLAVLRLIGLNRRQVNVMGACEVLVQAVTGIVLGQVLALLCAPLFTGLSFQSMPVSIDEVYMPWYFYPLIDAILVAFTLVATFVGLIQVSISPLGVVRRSAAKRLRAWRLLVLIAVLAVAYVFPRFTDEKSTLNQLFFSFAVVALLMLTNDIAGPFILQLLARPLVRIPSVTVSWAFRNVLHNPRTVWRRISGISFLIFLAAFVGFMRFAPGDDLSQAAQSVTEALKPDLNLGLLLVIVITCIINSVSVMISQIAAEFSREQNIRALHRMGVSPQPIISVNWIENIVPFVLATLSAWALGTVAGSAFSAGTDYVIEDPESVGGPLVVLGAITIGTILLFLAQLLSLPTFKKIYNSSPQVRTR; this is encoded by the coding sequence ATGGCTACCCCTTCTTTGGCGCGTCTGACCACCGAGTTGGCCATCCAACGTTCCCACACTAAGAACCGTGACAGTCTGCTCATTTTCTTAAGCGTTCTTGCCTTTGCAATAGTAAGTTCCATTGCGACGATCACCGCCAGCGGAACGTACATGTTCTACCAACGCTATCACCACCCGTACGGCAATCTAGCCGACGCTTTGGAGCTCGATCCTTCATTCGCGATCATTCCCCAGACCTACCTCAGTCTCGCATTTTTTGCTTGTATTCTCATTGTGATTCCCGCCTGCAATTTGGCCTCACAAGCTGCCCTGGTGACAGCGCAATCGCAGCACTACCGGCTTGCGGTACTGCGCCTTATCGGCTTGAATCGCCGCCAGGTCAACGTCATGGGTGCCTGCGAAGTGCTCGTGCAAGCCGTAACGGGGATCGTGTTGGGGCAAGTTCTTGCGCTTCTTTGTGCCCCTTTGTTTACTGGTCTGAGCTTTCAATCGATGCCTGTAAGCATCGACGAAGTATATATGCCCTGGTATTTTTATCCACTTATCGATGCCATCTTGGTCGCGTTCACGCTCGTAGCAACATTCGTGGGATTGATCCAGGTGAGCATTTCGCCACTGGGAGTAGTACGCCGTAGTGCAGCGAAACGCCTGCGAGCCTGGCGTTTGCTCGTTTTGATTGCTGTTCTGGCGGTTGCCTATGTTTTCCCTCGTTTTACAGACGAGAAGAGTACTCTTAATCAGCTGTTCTTCAGCTTCGCGGTCGTGGCACTGCTGATGTTGACAAACGACATCGCGGGCCCCTTTATCCTGCAGCTTTTGGCTCGCCCATTGGTACGCATACCAAGCGTCACGGTGTCGTGGGCTTTCCGGAATGTCCTGCACAATCCCCGGACGGTGTGGCGCCGGATCTCCGGAATTTCATTCTTGATTTTCCTGGCAGCATTCGTTGGTTTTATGCGCTTTGCTCCCGGTGATGATCTCTCCCAGGCGGCTCAATCGGTCACCGAAGCCCTCAAGCCTGACCTGAATCTGGGACTGCTTCTGGTTATCGTCATCACCTGCATCATCAACTCGGTGTCTGTCATGATCTCACAAATCGCAGCAGAGTTTAGCCGTGAGCAAAACATCCGAGCTCTTCACCGTATGGGAGTTAGTCCCCAACCGATCATCTCAGTGAATTGGATCGAAAACATCGTGCCCTTTGTCCTTGCGACGTTGAGCGCATGGGCTTTGGGAACGGTGGCTGGCAGTGCCTTCAGCGCTGGTACCGATTATGTGATCGAAGACCCAGAATCTGTCGGGGGTCCTTTGGTAGTCCTTGGCGCTATCACTATCGGAACCATCCTGCTTTTCCTCGCACAACTGCTCAGCCTTCCTACTTTTAAGAAAATCTACAACAGCTCGCCGCAGGTGCGTACGCGCTAG
- a CDS encoding glutamate ABC transporter substrate-binding protein produces the protein MMRRIFAIISALAVAVTATACGSTEPRSLVRSVDSGHVILGTKYDQPGLGMRNPDKTMTGLDVEVATYVVNHIADQRGVAHPEITWRETPSATRETVIKNGEVDMIAGTYSINASRAKSVNFGGPYLLTHQALLVRSDDHTLQSLQDLDKGRKLCSVTGSTPAQKVKKSLPGVQLQEYDSYSSCVEALHQKKVDAMTTDATILYGFALQYPGEFEVIEMTKEDGKPFTNEHYGLGLAKDDAESTEAINDAVRAMQDDGSFQAMVDKNLGENASVVEADEAGNLDFVKE, from the coding sequence ATGATGAGAAGAATTTTCGCCATCATTTCCGCCCTGGCGGTCGCCGTCACAGCCACGGCCTGCGGATCCACAGAGCCCCGCAGCCTCGTGCGCTCCGTCGACAGTGGCCACGTGATCCTGGGAACCAAATACGATCAGCCGGGTCTCGGCATGCGCAACCCCGACAAGACCATGACCGGTCTTGACGTGGAAGTCGCCACCTACGTGGTCAACCACATCGCCGACCAGCGCGGTGTCGCTCACCCCGAGATCACCTGGCGTGAAACGCCATCCGCCACCCGCGAAACCGTCATCAAGAACGGTGAAGTAGACATGATCGCCGGTACGTATTCCATCAACGCCTCCCGCGCGAAATCCGTCAACTTCGGTGGCCCCTACTTGCTCACTCACCAGGCGCTTCTCGTCCGCAGCGATGACCACACCTTGCAGTCACTGCAGGACCTGGACAAGGGCAGGAAGCTGTGCTCCGTCACCGGCTCCACCCCCGCGCAGAAAGTGAAGAAATCCCTGCCCGGTGTGCAGCTGCAGGAGTATGACTCCTACTCCTCATGTGTGGAGGCGCTCCACCAGAAGAAGGTGGATGCCATGACCACCGACGCCACCATTCTCTACGGCTTTGCTCTCCAATATCCGGGCGAGTTCGAGGTCATCGAGATGACGAAGGAAGACGGCAAGCCGTTTACCAACGAGCACTACGGACTCGGCCTGGCCAAGGACGATGCCGAATCCACTGAGGCGATCAACGATGCCGTCCGCGCCATGCAGGACGACGGTTCGTTCCAGGCCATGGTGGATAAGAATCTCGGCGAAAACGCCTCCGTGGTGGAGGCCGATGAAGCCGGCAACCTGGACTTTGTAAAGGAGTAG
- a CDS encoding amino acid ABC transporter ATP-binding protein: MISMDGVNKYFGDYHALKDIHLEVPKGQVVVVLGPSGSGKSTLCRTINRLETIDSGTIAIAGTPLPEEGKELTALRAEVGMCFQSFNLFPHLTIRKNVTLAPVKVKGVDAGEANALADKLLARVGIAEQADKYPAQLSGGQQQRVAIARALAMKPKVMLFDEPTSALDPEMVGEVLQVMSSLAADGMTMLVVTHEMGFAREVADRILFMADGTIVEDTDPQSFFTNPQSNRAKDFLSKILGR; this comes from the coding sequence ATGATCAGCATGGACGGCGTGAACAAGTACTTCGGCGATTACCACGCCCTCAAGGACATCCACCTTGAGGTACCAAAAGGGCAGGTCGTCGTTGTGTTGGGCCCAAGTGGCTCCGGAAAATCCACGCTGTGCCGCACCATTAACCGCCTAGAAACGATCGACTCCGGCACGATCGCCATCGCAGGCACCCCACTGCCAGAGGAAGGCAAGGAACTCACCGCCCTGCGCGCCGAGGTCGGCATGTGCTTCCAGAGCTTCAACCTCTTCCCGCACCTCACCATCCGCAAGAACGTGACACTCGCACCGGTGAAGGTGAAAGGGGTCGATGCCGGCGAGGCGAACGCCCTGGCAGACAAGCTCCTCGCTCGCGTCGGCATCGCCGAACAGGCCGACAAGTACCCGGCACAGCTCTCCGGCGGCCAGCAGCAGCGCGTCGCCATCGCCCGTGCGCTCGCCATGAAGCCCAAGGTTATGCTTTTCGACGAGCCGACGTCGGCTCTTGACCCGGAAATGGTGGGGGAGGTCTTGCAGGTGATGAGTTCCCTCGCCGCCGACGGCATGACCATGCTTGTGGTCACCCACGAGATGGGCTTCGCCCGCGAGGTCGCCGACCGCATCCTGTTCATGGCCGACGGCACGATCGTCGAAGACACCGACCCCCAGTCGTTCTTCACCAACCCGCAGTCGAACCGCGCCAAGGACTTCCTGTCCAAGATCCTGGGGCGCTAA
- a CDS encoding amino acid ABC transporter permease, translated as MTELWADLWPGLLGAFWVTIKLTFFSAIGAFILGVILTAMRVSPVAILRGIARFYIETVRNTPLTLIILFCSIGLYQNLGLTLAPENDNFIKNNNFWLAVLAFVLYTSTFVAESLRSGINTVHFGQAEAARSLGLSFTQTFRFVVFPQAFKSAVVPLGNTLIALTKNTTIASVIGVAEASLLMKSTIENHANHTILVFMIFALGFIIITLPMGLLFTRYTRRKAVA; from the coding sequence ATGACTGAACTGTGGGCAGACCTGTGGCCGGGACTCCTCGGAGCCTTCTGGGTCACCATCAAACTGACATTCTTCTCCGCCATCGGCGCGTTCATCCTCGGGGTCATCCTGACAGCGATGCGCGTCTCCCCGGTGGCGATCCTTCGCGGTATTGCGCGTTTCTACATCGAGACGGTGCGAAACACCCCGCTGACGCTCATCATCCTGTTCTGCTCGATTGGCCTGTACCAGAACCTGGGGCTGACGCTTGCGCCGGAAAACGACAACTTCATCAAGAACAACAACTTCTGGCTCGCCGTCCTCGCGTTCGTGCTCTACACCTCGACGTTCGTGGCAGAGTCCCTGCGCTCCGGTATCAACACCGTCCACTTCGGGCAGGCCGAGGCCGCGCGTTCGCTGGGCTTGAGCTTCACACAGACGTTCCGCTTCGTCGTGTTCCCGCAGGCCTTCAAGTCGGCTGTGGTGCCGCTGGGGAACACACTTATCGCACTGACAAAGAACACGACGATCGCCTCCGTCATCGGCGTTGCCGAGGCATCGCTGCTGATGAAGTCCACCATCGAAAACCACGCTAACCACACGATCCTGGTGTTCATGATTTTCGCCCTCGGCTTCATCATCATCACACTGCCGATGGGCCTGCTGTTCACCCGCTACACCCGCAGGAAGGCGGTGGCATAA
- a CDS encoding aspartate carbamoyltransferase catalytic subunit, which translates to MKHLISTEDLSAEEITYLLDQADEFRNTLSDREIRKLPTLRGRRVASLFYENSTRTKNSFETAAKSLSADVLSISAASSSVKKGESLRDTGLTLTAIGVEAFILRHPSSGAPQLLAGWVAPDGVGPSVINAGDGSHQHPTQALLDAVTMRQHLGDVKGKTVAIIGDLLHSRVVRSNVDVLSMLGARVILVAPPTLMPAGVETWPAETSYELDPILKDLDVAMLLRVQEERMHGGFFPSDREYRALYGMTAERLNKLNKNALIMHPGPMIRGHEIDYAVADAEQTVVLEQVANGVYLRMAVLFALLSGTNEV; encoded by the coding sequence ATGAAGCACCTAATCAGCACCGAAGATCTTTCTGCTGAGGAAATCACCTACCTTCTGGATCAGGCGGACGAGTTCCGCAACACGCTGTCCGACCGCGAGATCCGCAAGCTTCCCACCCTCCGTGGGCGCCGGGTGGCCTCCCTGTTCTACGAGAACTCCACGCGCACGAAGAACTCCTTTGAGACAGCCGCCAAGTCGCTGAGCGCCGACGTGCTCAGCATCTCCGCCGCCAGCTCCTCGGTGAAAAAGGGCGAGTCCCTGCGCGATACGGGCCTGACGCTCACCGCCATCGGCGTGGAAGCCTTCATCCTCCGCCACCCCTCCTCGGGTGCGCCGCAGCTGCTGGCCGGGTGGGTTGCCCCCGACGGTGTCGGCCCCTCCGTTATCAACGCCGGTGACGGCTCTCACCAGCACCCCACCCAGGCGCTTCTCGACGCCGTCACCATGCGCCAGCACCTCGGCGACGTGAAGGGCAAGACCGTCGCCATCATCGGCGACCTCCTCCACTCCCGCGTCGTGCGCTCCAACGTGGATGTCCTGTCCATGCTGGGTGCCCGGGTGATCCTCGTCGCCCCGCCCACCCTCATGCCCGCCGGCGTGGAGACGTGGCCTGCCGAGACCTCCTATGAACTCGACCCGATCCTGAAGGATCTCGACGTGGCGATGCTGCTGCGCGTCCAGGAGGAGCGCATGCACGGTGGCTTCTTCCCCTCCGACCGCGAATACCGCGCCCTCTACGGCATGACCGCCGAGCGCCTAAACAAGCTGAACAAAAACGCCCTCATCATGCACCCCGGCCCGATGATCCGCGGCCACGAGATCGACTACGCGGTTGCCGATGCCGAGCAGACCGTCGTCCTCGAGCAGGTCGCCAACGGCGTCTACCTCCGCATGGCGGTCCTCTTCGCGCTTCTTTCAGGAACGAACGAGGTCTAA
- a CDS encoding amino acid ABC transporter permease, whose product MTVRATVLYDAPGPKARQFNRIVTIATFVIAIAVIAWVLKVLGDNGQLAAEKWTPFLKSTTWTTYILPGLWGTLKAALVSIILAIIIGALLGVGRLSKNKAIRWFCGIIVEFFRAIPVLILMIFAYSVFATYAIVPSAQLGFAGVVFGLTMYNGSVIAETLRAGILSLPTGQREAAEALGLSHRQTIWNILLPQAVATMLPALISQLVIALKDTALGYMILYVEVVRSGLMSASYYRNYLPALVVVAIIMIAINFGLSRLAERIERQLRAGRARKNILAHVPEVEDQGIETKDTDRLDWRDPYHQDLRLKSE is encoded by the coding sequence ATGACAGTACGTGCAACAGTCCTTTACGATGCCCCGGGCCCCAAAGCCCGCCAATTCAACCGCATCGTCACCATCGCCACCTTCGTCATCGCTATCGCGGTGATCGCCTGGGTGCTCAAGGTTCTTGGCGATAACGGCCAGCTCGCCGCCGAGAAGTGGACCCCGTTCTTGAAGTCCACCACCTGGACCACCTACATCCTCCCCGGCTTGTGGGGAACGCTGAAGGCGGCACTTGTCTCCATCATCCTCGCCATCATCATCGGTGCGCTGCTCGGTGTGGGGCGCCTGTCCAAGAACAAGGCCATCCGCTGGTTCTGTGGCATCATCGTGGAGTTCTTCCGCGCCATCCCGGTGCTGATCCTCATGATCTTCGCCTACTCCGTGTTCGCCACGTACGCCATCGTCCCGTCCGCCCAGTTGGGGTTTGCGGGCGTGGTCTTCGGCCTGACGATGTACAACGGCTCCGTCATCGCAGAAACCCTGCGCGCAGGCATCCTCTCGCTGCCCACCGGCCAGCGTGAAGCTGCCGAAGCACTGGGCCTGTCCCACCGCCAGACCATCTGGAACATCCTTCTCCCGCAGGCTGTGGCCACGATGCTCCCGGCGCTGATCTCCCAGCTGGTCATCGCCCTGAAAGACACGGCACTTGGCTACATGATCCTCTACGTCGAGGTCGTCCGCTCCGGCCTGATGAGCGCGTCCTACTACCGCAACTACCTGCCTGCCCTCGTTGTCGTTGCGATCATCATGATCGCCATCAACTTCGGCCTCAGCCGCCTTGCCGAGCGCATCGAGCGTCAGCTCCGCGCCGGCCGTGCCCGCAAGAACATCCTTGCCCACGTCCCCGAGGTCGAGGACCAGGGCATCGAAACCAAGGACACCGATCGTCTCGACTGGCGAGATCCCTACCACCAGGATCTGCGACTCAAGTCCGAGTAG